The segment GGTTTATCCCAGGAAACCATGGTTCACGCCTACAAAAACCTGATCATCCATCCCAAGTTTGATTGAGAACTGAATCAGCTAACCGGCACCCCATTACCAATTGAACATATGAAGATCCTTCGGCAAAAGCCTCAGGATGACTCGATTCACTTCAATATTCATTGTTGAGTGTTCAATATTCAATATTCGGGCCTCAGCCCGTCGTTTTCTTATAGCGATTGATGGAGATCAGCAGCAACACACTACCCATCCCGATCAGTGTATAAACCATAAACTGAATTTCTTTCCAGCCGGCCCCCTTCAATAACACCATCCGCATAATCTTAATGAAATAAGCCACCGGGTTAGCCAGTGTCAGCTGTTGTGCCCACTCCGGCATGCTTTCAATGGGAGTGAACAATCCGCCCATCAGTATAAAAATGACCATAATGAACCAGGCAATAAACATAGCCTGCTGCTGGGTGTGGGTCAGCGTTGAAATAAGAAGTCCAAGCGCTTGAATAACAATCAAAAAGATCCCCGCTACCACCAGCACCGTTGCAAGGCTACCCAAAAAAGGAATCTGAAAACCATAGCGGGCCAGGGCCAGGCCAATGAGTAAATCCACCATTCCAATCACCCAGAATGGAAGCAGCTTCCCGATCATAAACTGGTATTTGCGGATGGGTGTTACATTCAGCTGTTCAATGGTTCCAATCTCCTGTTCCCGGACAATATTCATCCCCGATAAAAACACGCCGATCATGGAAACAAGCACCACCAAAATGCCCGGCACCATATAGGTTATATAATCCAGGTTCGGATTGTACCAGTTTTGGGGGATGATATTTATTGATTTGGCTTGTTTAATCTGCTGCCCCGCCTGTTCAATATTTAGCTTAGTCAAAACTTCGGTGTTCAGATCATTCAGGATAGATGCACTGTATGATTGAATAAGACCGGCCGTACTGCCGTCCACAGCGTCAATTATCAGCTGCAGATCTGCCTGCTTTCCGGTTGAGGCATCCTTTCCAAATTCAGAAGGAATGTGAATGATCATCTTAACCAAGCCCGCATTCATAGCATCAAGTGCTTCCTCCCGGTCAAATGTTTCCAGCTTCAGGGTGAAGTAGCCGGTAGCCTGAAATTTCGCCGTCAGCTCCCTGGAAAGTTCGGACTGATCCCTGTCAATCAGGGCAAAGTCAACCTCTTTCAGCTCATAGGTTGCGGCAAAGGAAAGAACCAGGAGCTGAACCACCGGCATCACAAACAGGATAGGCAACATCGCTTTGTTACGAAAAATCTGCAGGAACTCTTTGCGAAGTAAAACCCGGATGATATTCATTGTAGCCTCACCTTGAATTTTTTCATACTCAGAGCCATAAAGAACACGGTGATTCCGGCAAGAATAAGCGTCTCTTTCCAGATAAATAAAAACTCTGATCCTTTCAGCATGATGTCTCTTACGATAATCAGAAACCACTTGGCGGGGATGATATGAGAAATCCACTGAAGCGGAAGCGGCATACTTGAAACGGGAAAAATGAAGCCCGACAGCAACACCGTTGGAAGCAGCAAGCCTGCCAAAGAAACCATCATCGCCGTTTGCTGATTATTAGCCGCTGATGAAATGAATACCCCCAGTGCCAGGG is part of the Gracilimonas sediminicola genome and harbors:
- a CDS encoding ABC transporter permease — translated: MNIIRVLLRKEFLQIFRNKAMLPILFVMPVVQLLVLSFAATYELKEVDFALIDRDQSELSRELTAKFQATGYFTLKLETFDREEALDAMNAGLVKMIIHIPSEFGKDASTGKQADLQLIIDAVDGSTAGLIQSYSASILNDLNTEVLTKLNIEQAGQQIKQAKSINIIPQNWYNPNLDYITYMVPGILVVLVSMIGVFLSGMNIVREQEIGTIEQLNVTPIRKYQFMIGKLLPFWVIGMVDLLIGLALARYGFQIPFLGSLATVLVVAGIFLIVIQALGLLISTLTHTQQQAMFIAWFIMVIFILMGGLFTPIESMPEWAQQLTLANPVAYFIKIMRMVLLKGAGWKEIQFMVYTLIGMGSVLLLISINRYKKTTG